From the Onychostoma macrolepis isolate SWU-2019 chromosome 13, ASM1243209v1, whole genome shotgun sequence genome, the window AAATAGTTAGTTGTAAATAGATGACATAATGAAGTAAATGAATGATTAGATGATTGTGGTGAACATCCCTTCAGCCAGCTAAGGGTGGAGACCCCAACAGTCAATCTCAGTGCGCTTTGGAGTTGCCATTCAAGTGGTTCTTATGGTTTTTGTGGTGCTTGCTCTGTATCTTGGGCACCTCAGTGCTATAGAGGCAGTCCAAAAAGCCCTGCGAGACCTCAGTCACCATCGATCGGTCAGGAATGGACTGGGCCATGCCATAGATAGCTCCCTACAAACATAAAGGGGAAAGTTAATTCAGGGTTATTTCATTATGGTTTATCAGATGGGATTATACATGTACAAACAGACTGAAGGGGACTGGAGTGCCAAGTGAAGATTTCACTCATCCGTGTTCTTACACAATTGCCAGAAAAAAAATGGCTATATATAAACTTGAAATGTGAAGTTCAACAGAGACGTACCAAAGCAGTCATACCTAAAGACTAGACAGAATTTGATTGgataaaaatcagtttaaatttGTACTGTTGTACTGTAGGTGAATTTTGTCAGCATGTAGGAATACAGTATGGGGTGAGTAAgatttttatgaaattaatacttctattcaagcaagtatgcattaaactgatcaaaagtgacagtaagacCTTTacatttgaactttctattcaatgaatcctgaaaaattaaaGTTCCACCAAACTATTAAACagcacatttttttatattggtAATAAGAAATGGTtgttgagcaccaaatcagcatgttagaagtttgaccccaaacttttaaacagtattgtAGACTCTTATTGTAAGCCAaacttatgagtaaaatatgaAGTGAATGGCATGTCTAATGAAAAAGAAACTCACCATTCCTGTGGTTTTCTCTTTAGGATTCTTCATGATAATGGCTACTTCTCTCTTCACATCGCTAATGAACTGCTCAGCTACACCAGGCTGTGTGTGTAGCATTGTGACACAAATATGGATGCTGAAAGGCAACAACAAGGAACAATTTTTCTAACCAGAGCCTAAAATTGATGCATGGATGCCTTCACACTAGTTTGCATAACCTGCACATTCCACATTGtacacatttagtttttttgaccATACCTAGATGGGAACTGCAGAGTGTTGAGATTCCAGCCCTCTGAAGTCAGTGCATTGGATAAGCGAAAGATATCAAAAACATCGGAGCCTAGTGCCACCACAGACACTTCTGGGTCCCCAAATACGAACATCCCATCTATTTGACGGAttctgtggggaaaaaaagagtgtttttttttttttaagatgtttcCGTGTACAGTGCCTTTCTTGGCAAGTAAATGTTACCTTGCCATGCAAATTTACATTTACCACAGTTTATATACATTCAAATCAATACCTTGCCCATGTCCTTCATGTGTTATAGaatcacattattatattaatattaatactgaCCCTGCTTTGATTTTGCGGGCTGTCTCAACAACTTTCTTGGTGGCCTCAACATATCCCTTCTCACCAATATACATCATAGTAGCCCAACAAGCAGCAATTATGCCTCCAGGCCGAGAGCCAGCAATGGATGGAGATGCATAAATTCCTCCCTGCCAATCAGGTGCTACGAAATACTGGTAGTGGCGAAATTTCTTGTCACTGTAGAGCACCACTGAGGAACCTTTGGGAGCATAACCATACTGTAGAGACAAAGATGTTGCATTTAACCTTTTAAGATGACATCTGGTCAGATAATAAAATTAgtatatttgatgaaaaatacagtaaaaatgggaGGGAGcataattttcagcagccattactccagtcttcagtgtcacatgacccttcagaaatcaatctaatatgctgttGTTTACAGTTGGGTTTtattaaacttatttaaaaataaaaattttactgaccccaaacttttttaGTAGTAGTCcatttatttttgattcataaatttttttttttttttttcacactatcAGGTTCTCACCTTATGTGTATCAGCTGAGATACTGGTCACACCTTTGACCCGGAAATCAAAGGGATCAAGTTTGAAACCCGCCTTTTCCATAAAAACTATTAGGAACCCACCCAAGCAAGCATCCACATGGAATGGGATGTTGTATTTTACTGCAAGCTAAAagaataaatgatatttaattatatttgaataCAGAATATATTGCAGATTAATTTATACCACAATACAAAATTATTGGATTACATGCTCATCTGAATAAGCAAATATTACCTTCGCCACTTCTACTACAGGGTCCATAATTCCATGGGGGAACTGAGGAGTTGAACACACCAGCATTGCTGTGTTTCTAGAGATGGCCCTCTTCATTGCCTATGaccataagaaaaaaaaaaaattgggtaGATATCAAGCTGATCAATATTCACAAAAGTGTGCCTG encodes:
- the sgpl1 gene encoding sphingosine-1-phosphate lyase 1 produces the protein MDYRSALEVYKEMMLLYIEEARRFVNSQCAGLEPWQIIAATLLSTLGAVWLKGLLFQQESLTSRVKKQFFKIIRKIPFIGATIQNQLNKALDDMSVSLCTLKEGMSYTKLLPAQGLTHKELLEKIREYETLSEVDWAKGKVSGAVYWGDEKLTDLLVKVYGEFAWTNPLHPDLFPGVRKMEAEVVRMACALFNGGPDSCGTVTSGGTESILMACKAYRDMAHERGIKHPEIIAPVSVHAAFDKAAHYFGMKLIHIPLDKKTMKVDVKAMKRAISRNTAMLVCSTPQFPHGIMDPVVEVAKLAVKYNIPFHVDACLGGFLIVFMEKAGFKLDPFDFRVKGVTSISADTHKYGYAPKGSSVVLYSDKKFRHYQYFVAPDWQGGIYASPSIAGSRPGGIIAACWATMMYIGEKGYVEATKKVVETARKIKAGIRQIDGMFVFGDPEVSVVALGSDVFDIFRLSNALTSEGWNLNTLQFPSSIHICVTMLHTQPGVAEQFISDVKREVAIIMKNPKEKTTGMGAIYGMAQSIPDRSMVTEVSQGFLDCLYSTEVPKIQSKHHKNHKNHLNGNSKAH